The following proteins come from a genomic window of Proteiniphilum propionicum:
- a CDS encoding hybrid sensor histidine kinase/response regulator transcription factor, whose product MHRTLAMPYPEYSFKHYNINNGLSQNTVRSIFQDNQGFMWFGTKDGLNRFDGTKFKVFKFSPNGKLTDNVFHRILQDRNDKIWVATEEGVYIYDMHKEEFHRFNRVTIENDSVMGVVTEMVTDKDGDIWMSVEDKGIYHYSLAEDLLSFYAIPLVKDGMKMVSLCADSNKGVWVFPYSSPFLYINKQTGKITRHNLKDDNKLMSQVGEVSDVIMYQHNLLLVATSQKGLIAINTINKTHSILLDKDAWGEPIFVRCIEIIDSNTLWIGTESGVYIYHTDTEDVINLRHDDIAYNSLSDNAIYSICKDRDGGIWVGSYFGGVDYYSNQQNSFELFYPLAGKKGLKGKRVREFCPAPNGNMWIGTEDGGLNFFDPKTGTFLPLPHQLETLYTNIHALYNDGDDLWIGTFSKGLNRYNLKTGKLVKYTHSDDPLSISQNSAFSLCKDRQGVLWVGTLSGVDIYDEKNDKFNRIEKLKGISIQNIFEDSYGFIWISTFLDGLYRFNPVTNEWSIFVHNALYPGSLSYNKTTSVYEDSKNRLWITTQGGGFGLFDRESETFTTINSSHGLPNDVVYQIVDDSDGFLWLSTNSGLVRFDPERRVFKNYTVNNGLKTNQFNYMSSYKTRDGIIYFGSLDGFVRFDPDNFKETQINAPLLFTDIFVNNKMISPIDCKSPLKKSLMFTDALSLPYHQNSFSISFARLDYSGADTDQIFYILEGFDKTWISAEDNRTIIYSNLKSGNYKLILGISGEDRGESIEKVKTLSIQIRPPFWRTQLAFFIYFLFLLTATYILTRFLTVRGRLRQKVKMRNFEQQKERELYRSKINFFTNVAHEIRTPLTLIKAPLDHVLMTEDVSDSVKENLLIMSKNTGRLLNLTNQLLDFRKTESEAYLLNLQTQNVTELIRETILRFTPMAIQNNITLETDLPGDDMFVQLDKEAFLKIISNLLNNAMKFCDRYVRLEANIIDNEASEFHLITINDGELIPEASKKEIFKPFIQIDEVQEKNISGTGIGLALASSLAELHGGSLTLENNDKYNRFLLKLPVGNVSFNDSCIHEQKKKEIHLEKIDDEQRKGATVLLVDDDVELLQFEAKFLSAHYHILIAENGIQALEQLKKSNVNLIVTDVMMPEMDGFEFTRRVKSEIEFSHIPVILLTAKVMAQSKVQGYELGADAYLEKPFSVEVLLARIENLLQGREKLRETFLKNPFIGANSMALTRSDEEFIKKLHTIVHENLDNSDFIVENIAEQFNMSRASFYRKIKGVLDLTPNEYIRVERLKRAAQLLKENEYKVNEVCYMVGFSSPSYFSKCFQQQFGVLPKDFE is encoded by the coding sequence ATGCATAGAACTTTAGCAATGCCCTATCCCGAGTATTCTTTTAAACATTACAACATAAACAACGGGTTATCACAGAATACGGTAAGGTCTATTTTTCAGGATAATCAGGGATTCATGTGGTTTGGCACTAAAGACGGGTTGAACAGGTTTGATGGTACAAAATTTAAAGTTTTCAAATTTTCGCCAAATGGAAAGTTGACCGATAATGTTTTTCATCGCATATTGCAGGATAGAAATGATAAGATATGGGTTGCGACTGAAGAAGGTGTATATATATATGATATGCACAAGGAAGAATTTCATCGGTTTAACCGTGTTACTATTGAAAATGACTCAGTGATGGGTGTTGTTACTGAAATGGTGACAGATAAGGATGGTGATATATGGATGTCAGTTGAAGACAAAGGTATTTATCATTATAGTCTTGCTGAAGATTTGCTTAGTTTTTATGCTATCCCATTGGTAAAGGATGGAATGAAAATGGTTAGTTTATGTGCTGACAGCAATAAAGGTGTATGGGTATTCCCCTACTCATCACCTTTTCTTTATATCAACAAGCAAACAGGAAAAATTACCCGGCATAATCTGAAAGATGACAATAAATTGATGTCTCAGGTCGGTGAAGTATCTGATGTTATTATGTATCAGCACAACCTTTTACTTGTAGCAACATCGCAAAAAGGGTTAATAGCGATCAATACCATCAATAAAACACATAGTATTTTACTTGATAAGGATGCTTGGGGTGAGCCAATATTCGTCAGGTGTATTGAAATTATTGATTCCAATACTCTTTGGATAGGTACAGAGTCGGGTGTTTATATTTATCATACGGATACAGAAGATGTGATAAATCTACGGCATGATGATATTGCTTACAATTCGCTGTCAGACAATGCTATATATTCAATATGCAAGGATAGGGACGGGGGGATATGGGTCGGCTCCTATTTTGGAGGAGTAGATTATTATTCTAATCAACAGAATAGCTTCGAATTGTTTTATCCACTTGCCGGCAAAAAAGGTTTAAAAGGTAAACGTGTCAGGGAATTTTGTCCTGCTCCAAACGGGAATATGTGGATTGGTACAGAAGATGGCGGTCTTAACTTTTTCGATCCGAAAACAGGAACTTTTTTGCCGCTGCCTCATCAATTGGAAACATTGTACACTAATATTCATGCTTTGTATAATGATGGAGATGATCTTTGGATAGGAACTTTTTCAAAAGGGTTGAACAGGTATAATCTCAAAACAGGCAAACTGGTTAAATATACTCATTCCGATGATCCTCTTTCGATCAGTCAAAACAGCGCGTTTTCACTGTGTAAGGACAGACAGGGGGTATTGTGGGTTGGTACTTTATCAGGGGTGGACATCTACGATGAAAAAAATGATAAATTCAATCGGATTGAAAAGTTAAAAGGAATATCTATTCAGAATATTTTTGAGGATAGTTATGGTTTTATATGGATATCTACTTTTTTAGATGGGCTTTATCGATTTAATCCTGTAACAAATGAATGGAGTATCTTTGTGCACAACGCCCTGTACCCAGGTAGTCTGTCATATAATAAAACCACATCTGTATATGAAGACAGTAAAAATAGACTGTGGATCACTACCCAAGGTGGAGGATTTGGCCTTTTCGACAGGGAAAGCGAAACATTTACTACCATTAACAGTTCTCATGGGTTGCCGAATGATGTAGTATACCAGATAGTTGACGATAGTGACGGTTTTCTCTGGTTATCCACAAATTCCGGGCTTGTAAGATTCGATCCCGAAAGAAGAGTTTTTAAGAACTATACTGTTAACAATGGGTTAAAAACAAATCAATTCAATTACATGTCGAGTTATAAAACTAGGGATGGGATAATTTATTTCGGATCATTAGACGGATTTGTACGCTTTGACCCAGACAATTTTAAAGAAACCCAGATCAATGCCCCACTCCTGTTTACAGATATTTTTGTTAATAATAAAATGATAAGCCCTATTGACTGTAAATCACCCTTAAAAAAGAGTTTGATGTTTACGGATGCTCTGAGTTTGCCTTATCACCAGAACTCTTTCAGCATAAGTTTTGCCCGTTTGGATTATTCCGGCGCCGACACTGATCAGATATTTTATATTCTAGAGGGATTTGATAAAACCTGGATATCTGCCGAAGATAACAGAACTATTATCTATTCTAACTTAAAATCTGGTAATTATAAACTCATACTCGGAATTTCCGGTGAAGATCGCGGAGAATCCATTGAAAAAGTAAAAACCCTATCCATTCAGATAAGACCTCCTTTTTGGCGCACCCAGCTGGCTTTTTTTATATATTTTTTGTTTCTTTTAACTGCTACATATATACTTACACGCTTTTTAACCGTACGCGGTAGACTCAGGCAAAAGGTTAAAATGAGAAATTTTGAACAACAGAAAGAACGGGAACTGTATCGGTCAAAAATAAATTTTTTTACCAATGTAGCCCATGAAATCCGTACACCCCTTACTCTGATTAAAGCACCGCTCGATCATGTATTGATGACAGAGGATGTCTCTGATAGCGTGAAAGAAAATCTGTTGATTATGAGCAAGAATACAGGCAGGCTGCTTAATTTGACCAATCAACTGCTTGACTTCCGAAAAACAGAATCTGAAGCCTATCTGTTAAATCTTCAGACACAAAACGTTACTGAACTGATTAGAGAAACCATACTTCGCTTTACACCAATGGCTATACAGAATAATATTACATTGGAGACAGATCTACCGGGTGACGATATGTTCGTCCAACTGGACAAAGAGGCATTTTTGAAAATCATCAGCAATCTTTTAAATAATGCCATGAAGTTTTGTGATCGTTACGTTAGGCTAGAAGCAAATATCATAGACAATGAAGCTAGTGAGTTCCATCTGATTACAATAAATGACGGAGAGCTTATACCTGAGGCAAGTAAAAAGGAAATTTTCAAACCTTTTATACAGATTGATGAAGTGCAGGAAAAGAATATTTCCGGAACGGGAATAGGACTTGCACTTGCAAGCTCGTTGGCTGAACTCCATGGTGGAAGTCTGACCCTTGAAAATAATGACAAATATAACCGGTTCCTTCTGAAACTACCTGTAGGAAATGTAAGTTTTAATGACTCCTGTATTCATGAGCAGAAGAAAAAAGAGATCCATTTGGAGAAAATTGACGATGAACAAAGAAAAGGAGCTACTGTACTGCTGGTCGATGATGATGTAGAGCTGCTTCAATTCGAGGCTAAATTTCTTTCAGCCCATTATCATATCCTTATCGCGGAAAATGGTATTCAAGCATTGGAACAACTGAAAAAATCGAATGTTAACCTGATTGTAACGGATGTAATGATGCCTGAAATGGATGGGTTCGAATTCACACGAAGAGTTAAGTCGGAAATTGAATTTAGTCATATTCCTGTTATTCTACTGACTGCAAAGGTGATGGCGCAATCTAAAGTTCAAGGGTATGAACTGGGGGCTGATGCATATCTGGAAAAGCCATTCTCTGTTGAAGTGCTGCTGGCTCGAATAGAAAATCTGCTTCAGGGCAGGGAAAAACTCCGTGAAACTTTTCTAAAAAACCCTTTCATCGGGGCAAATAGCATGGCGCTTACAAGGTCGGATGAAGAATTTATTAAAAAACTTCATACAATAGTTCATGAAAATCTTGATAATTCTGATTTTATTGTGGAGAATATCGCGGAGCAGTTCAATATGAGCAGAGCTAGTTTTTATAGGAAGATAAAGGGAGTTCTGGATTTAACACCAAATGAATACATTAGGGTAGAACGATTGAAAAGAGCAGCGCAGTTACTCAAAGAGAACGAATATAAAGTTAATGAAGTGTGCTATATGGTAGGTTTCAGCTCACCTTCATATTTTTCGAAATGTTTTCAGCAGCAGTTTGGTGTATTACCTAAAGATTTTGAATAG
- a CDS encoding glycoside hydrolase family 2 protein, giving the protein MKSKLVLFVLFVTTLSLSAQWQPVGDKLKTRWASEIDVNNVLPEYPRPIMERTEWLNLNGLWNYAILPVGKQKPGSFDGEILVPFAIESSLSGVQKRVGKDNELWYQREFTVPSKWKNNIILLHFGAVDWKADVWVNDVKVGHHTGGYTPFSFDITPALTSGKNTIVVKVWDPTDQGYQPRGKQVNKPEGIWYTPVTGIWQTVWIEPVPQNYIKNIKITPDIDVNTLTIEAVASIASTANRVEVKVLEGTHVIAKGQSINNLPVEVLMPQNARLWSPGDPFLYDLEITLSDGSKQLDEVKSYAAMRKYSTKRDDNGIVRLQLNNKDLFHFGPLDQGWWPDGLYTAPTDEALEYDVVKTKDFGFNMIRKHVKVEPARWYTHCDRHGIIVWQDMPSGDRSPEWQMHQYYTGVERMRTPESEANFRKEWKEIIDYLYSYPSIGVWVPFNEAWGQFKTNEITEWTKQYDPSRLVNPASGGNHYTIGDMLDLHNYPNPRMYLYDAQRATVLGEYGGIGWANKEHLWEPNRNWGYVQFNSSSEVTDEYVKYAEQLKQLIRQGFSAAVYTQTTDVEIEVNGLMTYDRKLVKVDEARVKKVNQEICNILKD; this is encoded by the coding sequence ATGAAATCAAAATTAGTCTTATTTGTTTTATTTGTTACAACTTTATCTCTTTCTGCCCAGTGGCAACCAGTGGGAGATAAACTCAAAACAAGGTGGGCATCGGAAATCGATGTGAATAATGTGCTCCCTGAATATCCGAGGCCAATCATGGAACGTACTGAGTGGCTAAACCTAAACGGATTGTGGAATTATGCCATTTTGCCCGTTGGTAAACAGAAACCTGGCAGTTTCGATGGTGAGATCCTAGTCCCTTTTGCCATTGAGTCAAGCCTTTCGGGAGTTCAAAAAAGAGTTGGAAAGGATAATGAACTTTGGTACCAGCGGGAATTTACAGTACCTTCAAAGTGGAAAAACAACATAATACTACTCCATTTCGGCGCCGTGGACTGGAAAGCCGATGTATGGGTCAACGATGTGAAAGTGGGTCATCACACTGGAGGTTATACACCTTTTTCATTTGATATCACACCTGCTCTTACGAGTGGAAAAAACACCATTGTCGTGAAAGTATGGGATCCTACTGATCAGGGGTATCAACCACGCGGAAAGCAGGTGAACAAACCCGAAGGCATCTGGTATACACCGGTAACCGGTATCTGGCAGACTGTCTGGATAGAACCGGTACCTCAGAATTATATCAAAAATATTAAAATTACGCCTGATATCGATGTTAATACTCTTACTATCGAAGCTGTTGCAAGTATAGCATCAACAGCAAATAGGGTGGAGGTAAAGGTGCTTGAAGGTACACATGTAATTGCTAAGGGTCAATCCATCAACAATCTTCCTGTTGAAGTTTTAATGCCGCAAAACGCCAGGTTATGGTCGCCCGGCGATCCATTCCTTTACGATCTGGAAATTACACTATCCGATGGTTCAAAACAGCTCGATGAAGTAAAAAGTTATGCTGCAATGCGCAAATACTCAACTAAACGAGACGACAATGGAATCGTAAGATTGCAGCTAAACAACAAAGATTTGTTCCATTTCGGACCGCTCGACCAAGGATGGTGGCCCGACGGGCTCTATACCGCTCCAACAGATGAAGCATTGGAGTACGATGTGGTTAAAACCAAAGATTTTGGCTTTAATATGATTCGCAAACATGTGAAAGTCGAGCCTGCACGCTGGTACACCCATTGTGACCGTCATGGTATCATTGTCTGGCAGGATATGCCAAGCGGTGACAGGAGCCCGGAATGGCAAATGCATCAGTATTATACCGGCGTAGAAAGGATGCGTACTCCAGAATCCGAAGCCAATTTCCGTAAGGAATGGAAAGAAATTATTGATTATCTATACTCTTATCCTTCCATTGGAGTATGGGTGCCTTTTAACGAAGCGTGGGGACAATTCAAAACAAATGAAATTACAGAATGGACAAAACAATACGATCCTTCCCGTCTAGTGAATCCCGCCAGTGGTGGCAACCATTATACAATAGGAGATATGCTTGATTTGCATAATTATCCGAATCCAAGGATGTATCTGTACGATGCTCAGCGTGCAACTGTTTTGGGTGAATATGGCGGTATAGGTTGGGCAAACAAGGAACATCTGTGGGAACCAAACCGTAACTGGGGTTATGTGCAGTTCAACAGTTCAAGTGAGGTGACGGATGAATATGTGAAATATGCCGAACAACTGAAACAACTGATTCGTCAGGGATTTTCAGCAGCCGTTTATACCCAGACCACCGATGTGGAGATTGAGGTGAACGGGTTAATGACGTATGACCGTAAACTGGTAAAGGTTGACGAGGCACGTGTGAAAAAAGTGAACCAGGAGATATGCAACATATTAAAAGATTAA
- a CDS encoding aldose epimerase family protein: MKLNRMIWLLAVIAAVGCTNKQKEAPAEQTTLSGMKKIDFQSVANGDSTDLYVLKNSAGMEVTVTNYGGRIVSVMVPGNDGKLQDVVLGFDNINDYMSINNNFGATIGRYGNRIANGKITVEGVEYQLPKNNYGHTLHGGPEGFDKQVFKAVQQDSQTLILTYLSKDGEAGFPGNLNVKVTMVLTDDNAIDLQYEATTDKETVVNLTNHSYFNLSGDGNNTILKDLLTINADAFTPVDDTFMTTGEISPVEGTPMDFRTPTAIGERIDNYDFVQLKNGDGYDHNWVLNTNGDISKPAATVYSPVTGIQLEVYTTEPGLQVYTGNFLDGTVTGKYGAVYAKRNAICLETQKYPDSPNKPDWPSPYLKPGEKYTSRCIYKFTVINGSNN; this comes from the coding sequence ATGAAGCTTAACAGAATGATCTGGCTGCTGGCAGTTATTGCAGCGGTTGGATGTACGAACAAACAAAAAGAGGCTCCCGCTGAGCAGACAACGCTTTCGGGAATGAAGAAAATTGATTTTCAATCGGTTGCGAATGGTGATTCTACCGATTTATATGTATTGAAAAATTCTGCTGGCATGGAGGTTACGGTAACTAATTATGGCGGACGGATTGTTTCTGTTATGGTGCCCGGCAATGATGGTAAACTGCAGGATGTTGTTCTTGGATTTGACAACATTAACGATTATATGAGTATAAACAACAATTTTGGAGCTACCATCGGCCGTTACGGCAACAGGATTGCCAACGGGAAAATAACTGTAGAAGGTGTGGAGTACCAGCTTCCGAAAAATAACTATGGCCACACCCTGCATGGCGGGCCTGAAGGGTTTGACAAACAGGTTTTCAAAGCTGTTCAGCAGGATAGCCAGACCCTTATTCTCACATACTTGTCCAAAGACGGTGAGGCCGGATTCCCTGGTAATCTTAACGTGAAAGTGACTATGGTGCTGACCGATGATAATGCTATTGATCTTCAGTATGAGGCTACCACTGACAAGGAGACCGTGGTGAATCTGACAAACCACTCATACTTCAACCTGAGCGGCGATGGCAACAACACCATTCTAAAAGACTTGCTAACAATTAATGCCGATGCGTTTACACCAGTTGATGATACCTTTATGACTACAGGAGAGATTAGTCCGGTAGAGGGTACTCCAATGGACTTCAGGACTCCTACCGCTATTGGTGAAAGGATTGATAATTACGATTTCGTGCAGTTGAAAAACGGCGACGGTTATGACCATAATTGGGTATTGAATACAAATGGAGATATTTCAAAACCGGCCGCCACGGTTTATTCCCCCGTGACAGGTATTCAGCTTGAGGTATATACAACAGAACCGGGTTTGCAGGTCTATACAGGTAACTTCCTCGACGGAACGGTGACCGGTAAGTATGGGGCTGTATATGCCAAACGCAATGCCATCTGTCTGGAAACACAGAAATATCCCGATTCTCCTAATAAACCCGACTGGCCATCACCCTACCTGAAACCGGGTGAGAAATATACCAGCCGCTGTATTTATAAATTCACAGTGATAAATGGTAGTAATAATTGA
- a CDS encoding DUF5652 family protein, translated as MQNLTDLPIWVIVLLGVLALFDAVMKLIAMWRSARNNHLVWFIFLAIFNTIGILPIVYLILHKKKAMPEAE; from the coding sequence ATGCAAAATTTAACAGATCTACCCATTTGGGTAATTGTACTTCTGGGAGTGCTCGCGTTGTTTGACGCGGTAATGAAATTGATTGCTATGTGGAGATCTGCACGGAACAACCATCTGGTATGGTTTATTTTCCTTGCCATTTTCAATACGATTGGAATTTTGCCTATTGTCTATCTGATTCTGCATAAGAAAAAAGCAATGCCCGAAGCAGAATAG
- the nth gene encoding endonuclease III has product MTKKERYKKVLDWFEANAESAETELHYKNKYQLLVAVILSAQCTDKRVNMITPALFDAFPTPRAMAASSHDEVFEYIKSCSYPNNKAKNLVGMAKKLVSDFDGEVPSDIDSLLTIPGVGRKTANVILAVAFDTPAMPVDTHVFRVANRIGLTNNSKTPLQSEMELVKYIPESMLTKAHHWLILHGRYICMARRPKCEICGLSQWCKYYEKKEGHL; this is encoded by the coding sequence ATGACCAAAAAAGAGCGTTATAAAAAGGTTCTAGACTGGTTTGAAGCCAATGCGGAATCGGCAGAAACCGAATTGCACTACAAAAACAAGTATCAACTGCTGGTTGCAGTGATTCTGTCTGCACAATGCACAGACAAGCGGGTAAATATGATAACACCCGCTCTGTTCGATGCATTTCCTACACCCAGGGCAATGGCTGCATCATCACATGATGAGGTATTTGAGTATATCAAATCGTGCTCTTATCCAAATAATAAAGCCAAAAACCTGGTAGGAATGGCAAAAAAGCTGGTTTCGGATTTCGATGGAGAGGTGCCCTCAGACATAGATTCTCTACTCACCATTCCGGGAGTAGGCCGAAAAACAGCCAACGTGATACTGGCTGTGGCATTCGACACACCGGCAATGCCTGTAGATACACATGTTTTTCGTGTAGCCAACCGTATCGGGTTGACAAACAATTCAAAAACACCACTCCAATCTGAAATGGAACTCGTAAAGTATATCCCGGAGTCAATGCTTACCAAAGCACATCACTGGCTAATCCTGCACGGCCGTTACATATGTATGGCACGAAGGCCGAAATGTGAAATATGCGGTCTTTCTCAATGGTGCAAATATTATGAAAAAAAGGAAGGCCATCTTTAA
- a CDS encoding M81 family metallopeptidase, translating into MGKNILTISLMLLLLSYGCNSGDGKKELPRIAIAGIAIESSTFSPAVTNEEAFNAREGEKVLTYYPFMAVDSGIIDRAVWIPTLRGHAMPGGIVTREAYESLVTKTLDMLKESLPLDGLFFDIHGAMSVQGLDDPEGDLLLRIRELIGTDVLVSTSMDLHGNVSRRLAQNSDLITCYRLAPHEDAIESKKRAVTNLLSRLENGKGKPAYKAWIPVPILLPGEKTSTRIEPGKSLYAQIPGVLDNDKVIDAAIWMSYPWADEPRNHGVIMAYGDDKEAVAKAAETLAKHFWEVRDKFEFVAPTTYLDDALDKAFKSDKKPFIISDMGDNPTAGGAGDVTWTLHEIFKRPELKLSGSKTLIYASIPGPELVKKAREIGVGAQIDAMAGAMVDNRFAPPVRIKGEIAAIKESDVDAGTEVVVKSGNVYTIVTEKRNAYHYEKNFTDLGLKPRETDILVVKIGYLVPELYNMRGDWIMALTPGGVDQDLLRLPYKRIQRPMYPLDPDMEDPDLGARFIPLSDEIKQ; encoded by the coding sequence ATGGGGAAAAATATTTTAACCATTTCTTTAATGCTGCTACTACTTTCCTACGGCTGTAACAGCGGAGACGGTAAAAAAGAGTTACCAAGAATAGCTATTGCCGGAATTGCAATTGAGTCAAGTACCTTTTCTCCGGCAGTAACCAACGAAGAGGCATTTAATGCACGTGAAGGAGAAAAGGTCTTAACCTATTACCCTTTTATGGCAGTTGATTCGGGTATTATTGACCGCGCCGTATGGATTCCTACGCTTCGTGGCCACGCCATGCCAGGTGGAATCGTCACCCGAGAGGCCTACGAATCGCTGGTAACCAAAACATTAGATATGTTAAAAGAGTCCCTACCGCTTGATGGGCTCTTCTTCGATATCCACGGTGCAATGAGCGTTCAGGGACTTGACGATCCGGAAGGAGATCTTCTTCTTCGTATAAGGGAGTTGATAGGCACTGATGTACTAGTCTCAACATCGATGGATCTGCACGGCAATGTTTCTCGACGACTGGCACAGAACAGCGATCTGATTACATGCTACCGCTTGGCTCCACATGAAGATGCTATTGAATCGAAAAAGAGGGCGGTCACCAACCTTCTCAGCAGGCTCGAAAACGGAAAAGGCAAACCTGCATACAAAGCCTGGATTCCTGTGCCTATTTTACTGCCAGGAGAAAAAACGAGTACTCGTATTGAACCCGGCAAAAGCCTTTACGCCCAGATTCCCGGGGTATTGGATAATGACAAAGTTATTGACGCTGCCATCTGGATGTCCTATCCCTGGGCTGATGAACCTCGTAACCACGGTGTGATCATGGCATATGGCGACGATAAAGAGGCTGTTGCCAAAGCAGCTGAAACATTGGCAAAACATTTTTGGGAGGTTAGAGATAAGTTTGAGTTTGTAGCACCCACGACTTATCTGGATGATGCTTTAGACAAAGCCTTTAAGAGTGACAAAAAACCATTTATTATCAGCGACATGGGGGATAACCCCACTGCAGGAGGCGCCGGAGATGTGACATGGACCCTGCACGAAATATTCAAGCGCCCTGAACTGAAGCTTTCAGGAAGCAAAACCCTTATCTATGCATCAATCCCCGGTCCCGAACTGGTAAAGAAGGCCAGAGAGATTGGTGTTGGTGCCCAAATAGATGCCATGGCCGGTGCTATGGTGGATAATCGTTTTGCTCCTCCTGTCAGGATAAAGGGAGAGATTGCGGCCATTAAAGAGAGCGATGTGGATGCAGGCACTGAAGTAGTTGTTAAAAGTGGCAATGTCTACACCATTGTAACGGAAAAGAGAAACGCCTATCACTACGAGAAAAACTTCACCGATTTGGGGCTGAAACCCAGAGAAACGGATATTCTTGTAGTAAAAATCGGATATCTTGTGCCAGAACTTTACAATATGCGTGGCGACTGGATAATGGCGCTTACTCCCGGAGGTGTGGATCAGGATCTGCTCCGTTTACCCTATAAACGAATCCAACGCCCTATGTATCCACTTGATCCGGATATGGAAGATCCCGATCTGGGTGCCCGGTTCATTCCCTTATCAGATGAAATAAAACAATAA
- a CDS encoding 16S rRNA (uracil(1498)-N(3))-methyltransferase → MADTLFYCPDIRINPRLPEKESMHCVKVLRMRVGSTLSVTDGFGFIYECVLIEAHHKNCVVVIKHQFEKPKNRIYRLHLAFAPTKQTERNEWLVEKATEIGIDRITPIISHYSERKDIKIERLQKTVISAMKQSRQALLPETEWMVKFDDLIVRPFDGRKFIAHCYNFPKNPLAQLYNKGENALILIGPEGDFSESEVNKAISNGFEPISLGETRLRTETAAITAIHTIHVINNLK, encoded by the coding sequence ATGGCAGATACTCTTTTCTATTGCCCTGATATCAGGATTAATCCCCGACTTCCCGAAAAGGAATCGATGCATTGCGTAAAAGTCCTGAGAATGCGTGTTGGTAGCACGCTGTCGGTTACCGATGGTTTTGGTTTTATATATGAATGCGTGTTGATAGAGGCACATCACAAAAATTGTGTGGTTGTAATTAAACATCAATTTGAAAAACCTAAGAACCGCATCTACAGGCTCCATCTTGCCTTCGCTCCAACAAAACAGACTGAAAGGAACGAATGGCTCGTGGAAAAAGCTACTGAAATTGGTATTGACCGCATTACGCCAATCATCAGCCATTATTCAGAAAGAAAAGATATAAAGATTGAACGCCTGCAGAAGACAGTTATCTCTGCAATGAAACAATCGCGACAGGCTCTCTTGCCGGAGACAGAGTGGATGGTAAAGTTTGATGACTTGATCGTGAGACCTTTCGATGGGAGAAAATTTATTGCCCACTGTTATAATTTTCCCAAGAACCCGCTCGCACAACTCTATAATAAAGGAGAGAATGCTCTTATTCTAATCGGGCCTGAGGGAGATTTTAGTGAAAGCGAGGTAAATAAAGCTATTTCAAACGGTTTCGAACCTATTAGCCTGGGAGAAACAAGGCTTCGGACTGAAACGGCTGCAATCACGGCCATACATACTATTCACGTCATCAATAATTTAAAATAA
- a CDS encoding bifunctional nuclease domain-containing protein, which translates to MGTKRIKLSILGISFSQVQAGAYALIFAEENGIRRLPIVIGTPEAQSIAIVMEGITPPRPLSHDLMVSVWKALDVKLIEVLIHKFEDGAFFSELLLEQYGKKYRIDSRTSDAVALAIRTNSPIYTTEDIMQNMAIVFDEQSASTSPEKPKEEKGSIEEELSDLRLDALKHRLKEAVDEENYELATRLRDEINRRENKS; encoded by the coding sequence ATGGGGACTAAAAGAATCAAACTATCCATATTAGGTATATCATTCAGTCAGGTTCAGGCCGGCGCTTATGCTCTTATTTTTGCAGAAGAAAATGGAATTCGCCGTCTTCCAATTGTAATAGGGACACCTGAAGCTCAATCAATTGCAATTGTAATGGAAGGTATTACCCCTCCCAGGCCCTTATCGCACGACCTGATGGTATCGGTATGGAAGGCACTTGATGTGAAGTTGATTGAAGTTTTGATACATAAGTTTGAAGACGGTGCGTTCTTCTCGGAACTGCTGCTGGAGCAATACGGAAAAAAATATCGTATCGACTCCCGTACATCTGACGCTGTGGCATTGGCTATTCGTACAAATTCGCCTATATATACCACAGAAGATATCATGCAAAATATGGCTATAGTTTTCGATGAACAATCCGCTTCCACTTCCCCCGAAAAGCCGAAAGAAGAAAAAGGAAGCATTGAGGAGGAATTGTCGGATCTGCGCCTCGATGCACTCAAGCACAGGCTTAAGGAAGCCGTGGATGAAGAGAATTATGAACTGGCTACACGTCTGCGTGATGAGATCAACCGAAGAGAGAATAAATCATGA